A region from the Lysobacter sp. BMK333-48F3 genome encodes:
- the tsaB gene encoding tRNA (adenosine(37)-N6)-threonylcarbamoyltransferase complex dimerization subunit type 1 TsaB, with protein sequence MKLLAFETSTEACSVALWLDGEVRERFELAPRRHAELSLPWAEALLAEAGIARSELDAIALGRGPGAFTGVRLAIAVAQGIALALDRPLLPVSTLATLALRAPATAGEGAPRRVYAAIDARMGEVYTGAFELRDGEAVALDGERVCAPDQAVVPGGDPGWLGVGTGFAAADGALAQRLAPRFDAIDAQALPHAADLARLAAAAYARGEAVAPEKVEPAYLRNNVALTIAEQAALRSRGG encoded by the coding sequence CTGGCCTTCGAAACCTCCACCGAAGCCTGTTCGGTCGCCCTGTGGCTGGACGGCGAGGTGCGCGAACGCTTCGAACTGGCGCCGCGCCGCCATGCCGAACTGTCCCTGCCCTGGGCCGAGGCCCTGTTGGCCGAGGCCGGCATCGCCCGCAGCGAACTCGATGCGATCGCGCTCGGCCGCGGCCCCGGCGCGTTCACCGGCGTGCGCCTGGCGATCGCCGTCGCCCAGGGCATCGCCCTGGCGCTGGACCGCCCGCTGCTGCCGGTGTCGACCCTGGCGACTTTGGCCCTGCGCGCGCCGGCCACGGCGGGCGAGGGCGCGCCGCGACGGGTCTATGCGGCGATCGACGCGCGCATGGGCGAGGTCTATACCGGCGCGTTCGAGCTGCGCGACGGCGAGGCGGTCGCGCTCGACGGCGAGCGCGTCTGCGCGCCGGACCAGGCGGTCGTGCCCGGCGGCGACCCGGGTTGGCTCGGCGTCGGCACCGGTTTCGCCGCTGCCGACGGCGCGCTGGCCCAGCGCCTGGCGCCACGTTTCGACGCGATCGACGCGCAGGCCCTGCCGCACGCCGCCGACCTGGCCCGGCTCGCCGCCGCCGCCTACGCGCGCGGCGAAGCGGTCGCGCCGGAAAAGGTCGAGCCGGCCTACCTGCGCAACAACGTCGCCCTGACCATCGCCGAGCAGGCGGCGTTGCGCAGTCGCGGCGGGTGA
- a CDS encoding energy transducer TonB, protein MSVAAPTLPGTGLGEPQRFGATMVLSVLVHGILLLGVGYTLEQAAPVVPTLDVILTQTQTALTPKQADFLAQANNQGGGEHDKSTRPRDNQSGPAPQAEAGVAQMALRAQSPSAQPQPVARVVSSTRGETVAPRDRNTPTPAERPLPPGERKIEHDIEMARLAAEIHMRSERYAKRPTRKFVSASTTEYAWAGYLREWVDRVERVGNLNYPDEARRRRLAGQVVISVAVRRNGSVERADIIRSSGIALLDASALRIARLAEPYPPLPKTEEDPDILHVTRTWNFLPAGALVDE, encoded by the coding sequence ATGAGCGTCGCCGCCCCCACGCTTCCCGGCACCGGCCTAGGCGAGCCGCAGCGCTTCGGCGCGACCATGGTCCTGTCGGTGCTGGTCCACGGCATCCTCCTGCTCGGGGTCGGCTACACCCTGGAACAGGCTGCGCCGGTGGTGCCGACCCTGGACGTGATCCTGACCCAGACCCAGACCGCGCTGACGCCCAAGCAGGCCGATTTCCTGGCCCAGGCCAACAACCAGGGCGGCGGCGAGCACGACAAGAGCACCCGCCCGCGCGACAACCAGTCCGGCCCGGCGCCGCAGGCCGAGGCGGGGGTAGCGCAGATGGCGCTGCGCGCGCAGTCGCCGAGCGCGCAGCCGCAGCCGGTGGCGCGGGTGGTCAGCAGCACCCGCGGCGAAACCGTCGCCCCGCGCGACCGCAATACCCCGACCCCGGCCGAACGGCCGCTGCCGCCGGGCGAGCGCAAGATCGAGCACGACATCGAGATGGCGCGCCTGGCCGCCGAGATCCACATGCGCTCGGAACGCTACGCCAAGCGGCCGACGCGCAAATTCGTCTCCGCCAGCACCACCGAGTACGCCTGGGCCGGCTACCTGCGCGAGTGGGTCGACCGGGTCGAACGGGTCGGCAACCTCAACTACCCCGACGAAGCCCGCCGCCGCCGCCTCGCCGGCCAGGTGGTGATCAGCGTCGCGGTGCGCCGCAACGGCAGCGTCGAGCGCGCCGACATCATCCGCAGCAGCGGCATCGCCCTGCTCGACGCCTCGGCCCTGCGCATCGCCCGCCTGGCCGAGCCCTACCCGCCCCTGCCCAAGACCGAAGAAGATCCGGACATCCTGCACGTGACCCGGACCTGGAATTTCCTGCCGGCTGGGGCGCTGGTCGACGAGTAA
- the gshB gene encoding glutathione synthase codes for MPLDIVVVMDPIGSIKIAKDSTFAMLLEAQRRGHRLWYVQPGGLSLHGGHAMAKVAALQVRDEADGWYKLGSWSHIELDGRHIVLMRKDPPVDAEYLHDTQILSIAQRAGAFVVNDPQGLRDYNEKLAALLFPQCCAATLVTRSAAELKEFLAFHQQAVLKPLDGMGGRSIFRLSAGEPNVNVILETLTEGGRHLTMAQKYLPEISDGDKRILLVDGVPVDYALARIPQGDEFRGNLAAGGLGCGRPLSERDRWIAAQVGPEMKRRGMLFVGLDVIGDYMTELNVTSPTCIRELDAQFGLNIAGLLFDAIESRVAAARAA; via the coding sequence ATGCCGTTGGACATCGTCGTCGTGATGGACCCGATCGGGTCGATCAAGATCGCCAAGGACTCGACATTCGCAATGCTACTGGAAGCGCAGCGCCGCGGACATCGTCTGTGGTATGTCCAGCCGGGCGGTTTGAGCCTGCACGGCGGGCATGCGATGGCCAAGGTGGCGGCCTTGCAGGTCCGCGACGAGGCCGACGGCTGGTACAAACTGGGATCCTGGTCACATATTGAACTGGATGGCCGCCACATCGTGCTGATGCGCAAGGACCCGCCGGTCGACGCCGAGTACCTGCACGACACCCAGATCCTCAGCATCGCCCAGCGCGCCGGCGCCTTCGTGGTCAACGATCCGCAGGGCCTGCGCGACTACAACGAGAAGCTGGCTGCGCTGCTGTTCCCGCAGTGCTGCGCGGCGACCCTGGTCACCCGCAGCGCGGCCGAGCTGAAGGAATTCCTGGCCTTCCACCAGCAGGCGGTGCTCAAGCCGCTGGACGGCATGGGCGGGCGCTCGATCTTCCGGCTCAGCGCCGGCGAGCCGAACGTCAACGTGATCCTGGAGACCCTGACCGAGGGCGGCCGCCACCTGACCATGGCGCAGAAGTACCTGCCGGAGATCAGCGACGGCGACAAGCGCATCCTGCTGGTCGACGGGGTGCCGGTCGACTACGCCCTGGCGCGGATTCCGCAGGGCGACGAGTTCCGCGGCAACCTCGCCGCCGGCGGCCTAGGCTGCGGCCGGCCGCTGAGCGAGCGCGACCGCTGGATCGCGGCCCAGGTCGGCCCGGAGATGAAGCGGCGCGGCATGCTGTTCGTCGGCCTGGACGTGATCGGCGACTACATGACCGAGCTCAACGTCACCTCGCCGACCTGCATCCGCGAGCTCGACGCCCAGTTCGGCCTCAACATCGCCGGCCTGTTGTTCGACGCGATCGAATCGCGCGTGGCCGCCGCCCGCGCCGCATGA
- the pilG gene encoding twitching motility response regulator PilG, whose translation MLDEVRSGSLDGLRVMVIDDSKTIRRTAETLLKREGCEVVTAIDGFEALAKIADQQPQIIFVDIMMPRLDGYQTCALIKNNQLFKGTPVIMLSSKDGLFDKARGRIVGSEQYLTKPFTREELLDAIRKHVHA comes from the coding sequence ATGCTCGACGAGGTTCGTAGCGGCAGCCTCGATGGTCTCAGGGTCATGGTGATCGACGATTCCAAGACCATCCGTCGAACCGCCGAGACGCTGTTGAAACGCGAAGGATGCGAGGTGGTCACGGCCATCGACGGATTCGAAGCGTTGGCCAAGATCGCCGATCAGCAGCCGCAAATCATTTTCGTGGATATCATGATGCCGCGTCTGGACGGTTATCAGACGTGCGCGCTCATCAAGAACAACCAATTGTTCAAGGGCACGCCGGTCATCATGCTGTCGTCCAAAGACGGCCTGTTCGACAAGGCCCGGGGCCGCATCGTCGGTTCCGAGCAATACCTGACCAAGCCATTCACGCGCGAGGAGCTCCTCGACGCGATTCGCAAGCACGTACACGCCTGA
- a CDS encoding response regulator: protein MARILLIEDSPTDTAVLTQLLKRNGHEVSTAGSAEDGIEACKRELPDLVMMDVVLPGMNGFQATRALSRDAQTSAIPVLIVSTKGMETDRAWGMRQGARDYIVKPPREDELIARINALLAG from the coding sequence ATGGCACGCATCCTGCTTATCGAGGATTCGCCGACGGATACGGCGGTCCTGACCCAGTTGCTCAAGCGCAACGGGCATGAGGTTTCAACCGCAGGAAGCGCAGAGGACGGCATCGAAGCGTGCAAGCGCGAGTTGCCGGACCTGGTGATGATGGACGTGGTGCTGCCGGGCATGAACGGGTTCCAGGCTACGCGCGCGCTCAGCCGCGACGCGCAGACCAGCGCGATCCCGGTTCTGATCGTCAGCACCAAGGGCATGGAGACCGACCGCGCCTGGGGCATGCGCCAGGGCGCCCGCGACTACATCGTCAAGCCGCCGCGCGAAGACGAGCTGATCGCACGCATCAACGCACTACTTGCCGGGTAA
- a CDS encoding chemotaxis protein CheW, which yields MTFKPPFDVLTDYERRSLAHVPGLPEQLDAPGLWRGVGYRIGTRRLASTFSEVVEILSLPQLTHVPGSQPWMLGLANVRGSLLPIVDLKQFLEGERTVLHESQRVLLVRQPGGDVAVLIDELYGQRSFNETQQVAVEDVAEQGFADGRYAHFIDRAYRLDDQPWGIFSLERLARTPEFRQAAA from the coding sequence ATGACGTTCAAGCCGCCGTTCGATGTGCTGACCGATTACGAGCGCCGCAGCCTGGCGCACGTGCCCGGCCTGCCCGAACAGCTCGATGCGCCCGGCCTGTGGCGCGGCGTCGGCTACCGCATCGGCACGCGGCGGCTGGCGTCCACCTTCTCCGAGGTGGTCGAAATCCTGTCGCTGCCGCAGCTCACCCACGTGCCCGGTTCGCAGCCGTGGATGCTGGGCCTGGCCAACGTGCGCGGCAGCCTGCTGCCGATCGTCGACCTCAAGCAGTTCCTCGAGGGCGAGCGCACGGTGCTGCACGAGAGCCAGCGCGTGCTGCTGGTGCGCCAGCCCGGCGGCGACGTCGCGGTGCTGATCGACGAGCTCTACGGCCAGCGCAGCTTCAACGAAACCCAGCAGGTCGCAGTGGAAGACGTCGCCGAACAGGGGTTCGCCGACGGCCGCTACGCCCATTTCATCGACCGGGCCTACCGCCTGGACGATCAGCCGTGGGGCATCTTCAGCCTCGAACGGCTGGCCCGCACGCCCGAATTCCGACAAGCAGCGGCCTGA
- a CDS encoding methyl-accepting chemotaxis protein: MSTVMDNAGKSRLLGANTWLIVLGISVLVFGLNTGYATWKAARLGGASSAASSLQVNSQKLAVQGREAVGGNKDAFTEFKKTKSAIDGDIRQLNDNFGSTAGVSGPIETVTNGWEPMGKSADQVIASEKAVLALAGNADSFSSRVPQLQARLDELVRAMSASGSPSSQVYIALRQVVLSATMARRITEIRAGGSGAGMAGEALVRDATVFGNVLTGLRKGDASFGVTALSNGGALAALGQAEALWLEMKKDLDAISASSKELFQAQAAAESITGGSEKLLGESETLFSAFTAFGSLRDKSFFGNIWLSIVSGLAALVAIAGLLFSLNYAQQRRYQTTKELNDRNQEAIMRLLDEMGSLAEGDLTVKATVTEDMTGAIADSINFAVEQLRSLVQTITDTSVQVASSAQETQATAMHLAEAAEHQAQEINSASDRISEIAASIDQVSKNSAESADVAQRSVQIATKGAGVVRQTIQGMDSIRDQIQETSKRIKRLGESSQEIGSIVELINDISEQTNILALNAAIQAASAGEAGRGFAVVADEVQRLAERASNATKRIETLVQTIQSDTNEAVSSMEQTTSEVVAGARLAEDAGTALGEIEKVSSDLSNLIQGISSAAQQQSSAASNITQTMNTIQQITSQTSQGANQTAASIGNLAQLAADLRRSVADFKLPA; encoded by the coding sequence ATGAGCACTGTGATGGACAACGCCGGCAAGAGCCGCCTTCTGGGCGCCAATACCTGGCTGATCGTGCTGGGCATATCGGTGCTGGTGTTCGGTCTCAATACAGGCTATGCGACCTGGAAAGCGGCGCGCCTGGGCGGCGCCAGCTCGGCCGCGTCGAGCCTGCAGGTCAACTCGCAGAAGCTCGCGGTGCAGGGGCGCGAGGCGGTCGGCGGCAACAAGGACGCCTTCACCGAATTCAAGAAGACCAAGTCGGCCATCGACGGCGACATCCGGCAGCTCAACGACAACTTCGGCAGCACCGCCGGCGTGTCGGGCCCGATCGAGACGGTGACCAACGGCTGGGAGCCGATGGGCAAGAGCGCCGACCAGGTGATCGCCTCGGAGAAGGCGGTGCTGGCCCTGGCCGGCAACGCCGACAGCTTCTCCAGCCGCGTGCCGCAGCTGCAGGCGCGCCTGGACGAACTGGTCCGGGCGATGTCGGCCTCCGGCTCGCCGTCCTCGCAGGTCTACATCGCCCTGCGCCAGGTGGTGCTGTCGGCGACCATGGCCCGCCGAATCACCGAAATCCGCGCCGGCGGCAGCGGCGCCGGCATGGCCGGCGAAGCCCTGGTCCGCGACGCGACCGTGTTCGGCAACGTCCTCACAGGCCTGCGCAAGGGCGACGCCTCGTTCGGCGTGACCGCGCTGTCCAACGGCGGCGCGCTCGCCGCGCTGGGCCAGGCCGAGGCGCTGTGGCTGGAAATGAAGAAGGACCTGGACGCCATCTCGGCCAGCTCGAAGGAGCTGTTCCAGGCCCAGGCCGCGGCCGAATCGATCACCGGCGGCTCGGAAAAGCTGCTCGGCGAGAGCGAGACGCTGTTCAGCGCCTTCACCGCCTTCGGCTCGCTGCGCGACAAGAGCTTCTTCGGCAACATCTGGCTGTCGATCGTCTCCGGTCTGGCCGCGCTGGTCGCCATCGCCGGCTTGCTGTTCTCGCTGAACTACGCCCAGCAGCGCCGCTACCAGACCACCAAGGAACTCAACGACCGTAACCAGGAGGCGATCATGCGCCTGCTGGACGAAATGGGTTCGCTCGCGGAAGGCGACCTGACGGTGAAGGCGACGGTCACCGAAGACATGACCGGCGCGATCGCCGACTCGATCAACTTCGCCGTCGAGCAGCTGCGCAGCCTGGTGCAGACGATCACCGACACCTCGGTGCAGGTGGCGTCCAGCGCCCAGGAGACCCAGGCCACCGCGATGCACCTGGCCGAAGCGGCGGAACATCAGGCCCAGGAGATCAACTCGGCCTCCGACCGCATCAGCGAAATCGCGGCCTCGATCGACCAGGTCTCGAAGAACTCGGCCGAATCGGCGGACGTGGCGCAGCGCTCGGTGCAGATCGCGACCAAGGGCGCCGGCGTGGTGCGGCAGACGATTCAGGGCATGGACTCGATCCGCGACCAGATCCAGGAAACCTCGAAGCGAATCAAGCGACTGGGCGAAAGCTCGCAGGAAATCGGCTCGATCGTCGAACTGATCAACGACATTTCCGAACAGACCAACATCCTGGCGCTCAACGCGGCGATTCAGGCCGCCTCGGCCGGCGAAGCGGGCCGCGGCTTCGCGGTCGTGGCCGACGAAGTGCAGCGACTCGCGGAACGCGCGTCCAACGCAACCAAGCGAATCGAGACGCTGGTCCAGACAATTCAGTCCGACACCAACGAAGCTGTCAGCTCGATGGAGCAGACGACCTCCGAAGTGGTCGCGGGCGCACGACTGGCCGAGGACGCGGGTACCGCGCTGGGCGAGATCGAAAAGGTGTCGTCGGACTTGTCGAACCTCATTCAGGGCATTTCCAGCGCCGCGCAGCAGCAGTCCAGCGCGGCCTCGAACATCACCCAGACGATGAACACGATTCAGCAGATCACCTCGCAGACCTCGCAGGGCGCCAACCAGACGGCGGCGTCGATCGGAAACCTGGCGCAGCTGGCGGCCGACCTGCGCCGTTCGGTCGCCGACTTCAAGCTGCCGGCCTGA